From a single Capsicum annuum cultivar UCD-10X-F1 chromosome 12, UCD10Xv1.1, whole genome shotgun sequence genomic region:
- the LOC107850007 gene encoding 3-oxoacyl-[acyl-carrier-protein] reductase FabG-like — MEPWKDLSGKVVMVTGASSGIGREFCLDLTKAGCRIIAAARRIDRLKSLCNHINSEGLQRAFFLELDVTSNGVIIEAAVQRAWDAFGRIDVLINNAGLRGSVSSSLELSAEDWEHTFKTNLRGAWLVSKYVCRRMRDAKQAGGSVINISSVSGLNRVLVPGGLAYASSKAALDMLTKMMALELGVYNIRVNSIAPGIFKSEITESLIQKKGFNIVLLKTVPLRGIGTTDPALTSLVRYLIHDSSEYVSGNIFIADTGGTLPGVPIFSSL; from the exons ATGGAGCCGTGGAAAGACCTGAGCGGGAAAGTAGTGATGGTGACAGGAGCGTCGTCTGGAATAGGGCGAGAGTTTTGTCTCGACTTGACCAAAGCTGGTTGCAGGATCATTGCTGCTGCTCGTCGTATTGACAGGCTGAAATCTCTCTGCAACCACATTAATTCAGAGGGTCTCCAGCGAGCATTCTTCCTCGAGCTTGATGTCACGTCCAATGGTGTTATTATTGAGGCTGCTGTACAAAGAGCTTGGGATGCCTTTGGACGTATCGATGTCTTGATTAACAATGCTGGCCTTAGAG GTAGTGTGAGCTCTTCACTAGAATTGTCAGCGGAGGATTGGGAACATACCTTTAAGACGAATCTCAGAGGGGCATGGTTGGTGTCCAAATATGTCTGTAGACGCATGCGCGATGCTAAACAGGCAGGAGGATCAGTTATTAATATCTCTTCAGTTTCTGGTCTGAATCGGGTACTAGTACCCGGGGGTCTTGCTTACGCTTCTTCAAAGGCGGCTCTTGACATGCTCACTAAG ATGATGGCACTTGAATTGGGAGTATACAATATTCGAGTGAACTCAATAGCACCAGGAATATTCAAATCTGAGATAACAGAAAGTCTTATACAAAAGAAAGGGTTCAATATTGTTCTTTTGAAAACCGTTCCTCTGAGAGGTATTGGAACGACAGATCCGGCTTTAACATCACTTGTCAGGTACTTAATCCATGATTCATCAGAATATGTATCCGGCAATATTTTCATTGCTGATACCGGAGGTACCTTACCAGGTGTCCCGATTTTCTCATCACTCTAG